From a region of the Mycobacterium sp. SMC-8 genome:
- a CDS encoding oxidoreductase, with protein MSVPRLAVWKFASCDGCQLTLLDCEDELLTLAGQVEIATFLEASSAIAAGPYDVSLVEGSITTAADARRIAEIRAQSQILVTIGACATAGGIQALRNFADVDEFTSLVYAQPEYIDTLATSTPASAHVTVDYQLQGCPIDRGQLLDTLAALLVGRKPRLPAKTVCTECKNRGVTCVVVADGTPCLGPVTHAGCGALCPSLSRGCYGCFGPAATPNTAALIPVLRRDGMSGPDVERVFSTFNVTRFAGQRNDTARTDTERNEP; from the coding sequence ATGAGTGTCCCCAGGCTCGCGGTGTGGAAGTTCGCCTCGTGTGACGGCTGCCAGCTGACGCTGCTCGACTGCGAAGACGAGCTGCTGACCCTCGCCGGGCAGGTAGAGATCGCCACGTTCCTGGAGGCGTCCAGCGCGATCGCCGCCGGCCCCTATGACGTCTCTCTGGTCGAGGGATCGATCACCACCGCGGCCGACGCGCGGCGGATCGCCGAGATCCGGGCCCAATCGCAGATCCTGGTGACGATCGGCGCGTGCGCGACCGCGGGCGGGATTCAGGCGCTGCGCAACTTCGCCGACGTCGACGAGTTCACCTCGCTCGTGTACGCGCAACCCGAGTACATCGACACCCTGGCGACCTCGACGCCCGCCTCGGCGCATGTCACGGTCGACTACCAGCTCCAGGGGTGCCCGATCGACCGCGGACAACTGCTCGACACCCTCGCGGCGCTGCTGGTCGGCAGGAAACCCCGGCTGCCCGCCAAGACGGTGTGCACCGAGTGCAAGAACCGCGGTGTCACCTGCGTCGTGGTCGCCGACGGCACCCCGTGCCTGGGCCCGGTCACACACGCGGGTTGCGGCGCGCTGTGCCCGTCGCTGTCCCGAGGGTGTTACGGCTGCTTCGGCCCGGCCGCTACGCCGAACACCGCGGCGCTGATCCCGGTGCTGCGCCGCGACGGGATGTCGGGCCCCGACGTCGAGCGGGTGTTCAGCACGTTCAACGTCACCCGCTTCGCCGGCCAACGCAACGACACCGCACGCACCGACACCGAGCGCAACGAGCCGTGA